The nucleotide sequence ATCTGCTAGCCTCCTCAACATTTCTTAAAGACAAGAAATTTGTTAAGGATGGGGATTTGTCACGAGTAGGACCAtggtttatgatattttttttacgTTTACTGCTGTAATTTCTGTTGTGTTAGTTTGTAGCCATGTGCAAGTGGTTATAGTGTAGTGAGAGTTTGTTATAACCGTGGAAGAGTGTAGAATCCACCTCAACAGGGATCCATTCTTAAGATGCCTTGTATAAATCCCTAATGACCTATGTGGATTGGGGTATGCAGAATATTGAAGAGAATTATGTTTTCTCCCTcaacattctctctctcttcctttctctcattTTACAATTGCTCTTTGATCTCTGTTCTACGCCTTCCTAATTCATGTCGAATTAGGAAGAAAACAATTGTCAAGCTTAGGCTATGACACCATGGCAGAATTTTATCTATGGGCAAAGTGCCAAATAAGCCCTTGCACTTTGGCCTAGGGGCCAAATTGGCCCTCCTACTTTCAAATGGGTCAAATAAGCCTTTAGTCCTCATACTTTTGGACTTGAGGCTACGTTACCCTTACAATAGACATCATTTAAACATCATGCAATGGCGTTTATATTCAGTTAACAGAGTTAAAAACCTACCCCAAATCAAACCCTAGACCCCCAAAATAGACTCAAATCAGAGCTCCAATTGTATCACATATAATTTGCTTCTAGGGTTCTTCCGTTTGATTTGGGTGAGGTTAGGGTTCTTCGACTTGAATGACTTTATTGATGGGATTGTGAGGTGTGAATGCAATTGAGGGTTCAATTTGGACTTGAGTTTGGGTTGCtagattcattatttttataactaCCTTTGGCCTCGAGTCTGAAAGTACAAGGGTTTATTTGGCTCTTTTAAAAGTATGAGGGTAAATTTGGTCCCTAGGACCCCAAAATACAAAGGTTAATTTGGTACTtcactctttatttatttattttagtggaacaaaaggcttgatatgttgttgcatttatttatttatttattggggGTGGGgtaggggtttttttttttttttttgggggggggggggggggggggggggcatgaaGTCCAGGTAATGGAGCCATGGGTGGTTTTTTTTTACTTGGTTGTACAAGGAGTTTTAATGGGTCTTTGACTGGAAGGTGGATATCTTTGGTTGGTTCAATGGATAATCTGTCTCTGTCTCATCTAGATTGGTTTCTGAAATTTCCCTCAGCAAGTTCACTTCTTTGATGTACTAAATTTGCCTCTTGTGTGCCGCTTTGGACCATGTCCAATTCCTTTAATCATAGAGTTTGTTAGAGGAGGTTTCTTCTAAAGTAGTTGGTGGTTTGGgaactttttatttttgaagagaGTTGTAGGGAGAAGTTAAAGTTTTTTGGATTAAGGAGCATGATAGGATTACTAAATCTTTTCATAAGATGGCTAATTCTTACTTGACTCCCTAATCTCAATGGTAGACTTATCATTAAAGGAGAGTTGCACAACTTCAATCTTGGGCTAGATTTTAAGATCATTCCACTGAACAAACAAATCAGTTAGTAAGACATTTATTAAAAGGATGGGGTAGTGGAGACTTTACATGGTGTGAATGCAATAAAACATTTGATTTTGATGGATTTAGCTTGGCGTTCAGAAGAGCTTAAATGCCCGATTCCTTGTGCTCATTCCTTAGAGAGGTTGGAGGAGCAGGGCCAAAGAATCAAAGGGTTTTAGACATTTACCTCTAGTTAGTACTTAGTTATCAGGAGTGTGAACTTGAAGTCCCAAAATGCCTTTCTTAGAGTTAGACATATGCTGGTGACTGAGTATGTGAGCTCGAGGCTGAAGAGTCATTCCCAGCAGCCTACTGTGCAAACTAGATATTGAGTTGGCATATGAGGACATGACTTCAGGATTCCTTTTGCATGCGTTGGATAAGATGGGTTTGGGGTTAAATGAATTGGGTGATGCAAGTTTTGCATATATTCTCTTCAATTCTCTTTGTTGATTAGTGGGGTGCAGAACAATTTTATTGAGTGCTCCATAGTCCATAGGCCTAAGACCAGAGCTCTCAAAATGGAGAACCTTGTGCATTGGAGAGGCCCCTTTTTTCCTGTTGTTACTGAGCGTGGTCAGGATAACCAACTAATCTTAGCAGACAGCTATTATTCCTAATTTTTGTTTTGCGAGTTTGTTTAAGAAGTTAGAAGAAATAAGTTTGCTGTTGCTTTTTGTGCAGGTACAGGGCAATGAATGCAGGAAAGTTTCCCACTGCTTCAAATGCTATGAAACAAGTGGGTGGATCTTACTATATTGTCAGAAAGATCCTCCAGGAGCTAGAGTACAAATCTAAATTATCTCCTACTGACCCAGGGAATAAAAATGTCTTCAAGAAGGAAGAAGCTCAAGTGAATGAAGCGTCAATTGATGGTGAAGAGGTCTCTAGCAGTCAATTGAAAATGGATGTAGGAACTCACAAAGATGCTCAATCTGTAGCAGGCATTGATGTGGATATTGATGCTACCAGTCTCAATAATGTTGGAGCTGGGGAAGGACAAGAAACTTCAAATTTGTTTAAGACATTGTTAACAGATGATTCAAAACCAAAGACAACTGTAAGTATTATAATTGTTAGCTTtgatgtatgtatttattttgaatgcgAAAAAGGAGCACTCAGACCCAAGCTGTAGTTGTAGACAAGGTACTGTATTTGCAAATATGGCTTACAGTTCTGGGAATTTGAGAACATTGATAAATTGGGAGCTTGACAACAAGATCAGCCTGGCAGCAGCTTGTCtgaatgaaaacaaaatgtcCATTTGTCATATGGTCCCCCACATTTTGTCTCTTGTTCTCAGATGCAGAGCAGCATATCAAATTTGGTGGTATTTGATTGTTACCTATTTATAACTGaactttttttttgtctttttatttccTAGTTGATGGACAAGAAACAATCTATGAGGCGTGCTCACTTCCTGTTATCATTTGAATACAAAAAGTTACAGCAGTTGTTGCACCAAGACATTTCTATGAAGGTTTTTGCAAGATTTCGCAGATTAATCCATTAAGTTGGAGGATTGTTTATGTGCTGCATCTTTTTCATCATAATTCTGTAAAGGATATAAGCTGTCGGTAGTAGATTGTATTTGTACTCTTAGTTACAGCTGATTGTTTGTTATAATTGTTGTAGTGATTAGTTAGGCAGTTAGGCAGCGATTCATTAACTTGTTGTATATAAGGATCAGTTTGGTCTCAGATTGTTATTATTCATTCTGATTTGAATAAAATCTCTCgaggtattttttttatctcttgcttttcttgttattttgacTGTGAAACTCTTGTTTCACGGTATCAGAGCCAAACGACTAACGTCAATGGCTTCAAATCGTGATTTCAGTCCGTCCCCCACATCAATACCTAACTCCTCTTCTACGTTATCATCAGCATCTCAATCCGACTTTACAGCAGTAGCGAAATCCTTCAACTATGTTCCTATCAAACTCGATTTTGGAAATTATCTGTTCTGGAAGGCTCAGATATTGGCTACGATCAGAGCGTTTGACTTGCTGCCATACATCAACAAGTCTCCAACTCCGTCGAAGTACATCAACAATTCAGGAACTTCCGATCACGAGGCTCAGGTTGTAAATCCTAAATATCTAAATTGGATAAGGTCAGATCAATTACTTTTAGGCTGGTTGTTTTCTACTATCGATAAAGAAGTTTTGGCACAAGTTATTCATTGTGAAACGTCTGCTGAAGTTTGGAATGTTCTCGAAAATCTCTATTCACAACAAACTGTTGCCAAATCCTTCCAATTGAAACAATAGCTTAGATCTATAAGAAAGAATGATTTGTCGATAAATGATTGCATGTTGAAAATCAAAACTATAGGACATGCCTTAGCTGCGATCGGAGAACCTTTAAACGACAAAGAATTACTGATGGCTATATTACATGGATTGGATGGTGATTATGAGACAATTGTGAGTATTGttacatatcaaatggatgaaatcaatttagaaaaggTCCAATACTTGTTactgatgcatgaacaaaggctTGCTACCAAGGATATGTCTAATTCTTCTATTTTTGGTCTTGACTCTATAAATGTGAATTTAGCCTCTCAGTGGTCTAAAAATGAGAGTGGGTTGAGTAGAGGAAGAGGTTCCTTTAGAGGAGGTAATTCTAGAGGGGGATGAGGTTATGGAAGATTTTCAGGCAGAAAGTTTTACCACCAACTATGTGGGAAGCCTGGTCATTTTGTAGACCGGTTCTATCATAGATTTGATCggaattttcaaagaaatttttCTCCTCAAAATTTTGGTGGTTCACAATTTGGTAGAGGAGGTGGTGTGCCGCAATCTGGCTCCCAGTCATTTATAGCTCATCCCATAGGTTCTAATGACGCCTACTTAACTGAGCAAGGGTCTGATTCAGGAACTTACTATGGCTATTTGCCCCCGTCCTCAGAAACTTCTCAATTTTCTTCTACATTATCTTATCACAGTGACCCTTCTTGGATTGTAGACTCCAAAGCCACAAATCACATTACCTCAAATCTTAGCAATCTTTCTCTCCACTCTCCTTACAGTGGAAGTGACAAGGTTGCAGTTGGCAACAGTAAGAAACTTTTTATTTCTAACATTAGCCTTAGTCCATTGTATATACAAACTATTCCTAAGTCTTTCATTTCTTTGtttaatgttcttcatgttcctcacATGAAAAAGAACCTCATTAGTGTTTCTCAACTTATTAAAGATCACAATTTAATTGCTGAATTTCACTCTGATTCTTGTTTTCTTAAGGACAAGGGATCCAGACAAGTGCTACTTCGAGGGATACTTAAAGATGGTCTTTATCAGCTCACTCCAGCACTTGGTCATGCTGATGCTAGAGCTGTTTTCTCTGTTGAGTCAAGAACACCAGACTCTAGTACTAATTCTACACATGTTGTTTCTCCAAATAAATGTGAAGGACAAGATTTGTCCTCTTTGTCCAGTTTGTCTTCCTTTCATGTATCTTTGAATGTTCCTAAAATTGGTCAACAGTGGCATGCCAAGTTAGGACATCCCTCATCTCGTGTACTTCAGttgatattgaataaaattagtGTTTCCtgttcaaatttgaatctctctttttgtgattcttgtaaaaTAGGCAAAATGCATCAACTTCCTTTTGCAAATTGTCAAATTACTGCAAAGGCTCCATTAGAGTTAGTCTATTTAGACTTGTGGGGTCCTACTCCAGTTCTTTCTACTGACGGTTTTAAGTATTATATAGTCTTTATTGATGCTTACACTAGATATACATGATTATATCCGTTGAAACAAAAATCTGATGCCTTAGCTATTTTCGAAACCTTTCATATGTTTGCTGAACTATAAtaccaatccaaactcaaagccCTTCAAACTGACAATGGTGGTGAATTTAAGGCCTTTGTACCCTATCTTACCTCTTATTGTATTCAACCTCAATTTAATTGTCTTCATACACATCAACAGAATGGTAtagcaaaaagaaaacacaGACATATCGCAGAAATGGGTCTTACCTTGTTAGACCATGCTCATATGCCTTTAAAGTTTTGGGTAGAAACTTTTAAAACTGTTGCCTACACCATAAATCTCTTACCTGGATCAAGTCTTCAGTTTAAGTCTCCATTTGAGATTCTCCTTAACAAACAACCTAATTACATGCAATTGCAACTATTTGGATgtgtttgttttccttttcttcgaTCTTATAACAAGCATAAGTTTCAATTTCCTTCTACCAAATGTGCGTTTCTCAATTATAGCCATGTTCAAGCTAGATATCGGTGCTTGCATTCTTCAGGAAGGGTATATGTGTCGAGACATGTTTAGTTTAATGTTGATGAATTTCCCTTTCCTCAATTGTTTCCTAACTCATCTCCTTACTCCCCTCAGATAAGTTCCttttgtaacatcctgcatcgagcgataggaaggactggaacaacttaccctgatgggcctacgcgaacttcccagagagtcacccatccttgagctttcccagctcaagcacgcttaaccccggagttctttgcctacattcaactcaaaaggtatccagctgatattatttccttccttacttatcctcgatatatactacccttctctgggctcttggggtattatattctcccccccttgcTTAAGGTGCTTACAcgtatcccccccccccctcttagGGACTCAgtgtcctcgctgaggtttacCCCACCATCGTGCTCAAAGGGTCGGCTTTGATACtacctgtaacatcctgcatcaagcgataggaaggaccagaacaacttacccttaTGGgactacgcgaacttcccagggggtcacctatCTTTGAGCTtctccagctcaagcacgcttaaccccggagttctttatctacattcagtccaaaaggtatccagctggtgttgtttccttccttacttatcctcgatatatactacatttctctgagctcttggggtattacacctttGGTCAGTCTACTTCTATTCTTCGTTCTATTTTGTCATTTCCTAGCTGTTCTTCCACCCCTCAAGTAGCACAGTCTCGTGTTCCAACTCCTAATGATTCTTTACCAGTTGATTCTTCTCAAAATATAACTGCAGATTGTTCAGCACCTAACTGTACAAATCAATTGCCTCCTTTGCCACGCTCATCTAGTTCAAAAATTGTTCCTGCCTCTTCAATTCATCCTATGATTACATGATCTAAGTCTAAACATCTGGTTGTTTCTTCACCTCATGCATTAGTAAGTTCTGCTGAACCCAATTCGATTCAAGAGGCTTTCTTAGACTCTAAATGGGTTGATGCTATGAATGATGAGTATACAGCACtccaaagaaataaaacatgGGAGTTGGTTCCCTTTTCATCTGAGATGAACTTGATTGAGTGCAAGTGGGTATTTCGAGTTAAATATAATCCTGATGGCTCCATTCTTAAGCACAAGGCTAGGCTAGTAACtaagggttttcttcaaaatcctGGAATTGATTTTGTTGAGACATTTAGTCCTGTTATAAAGGCTCCTACTATCAAGATTTTGTTCTCCTTAGCTGTTTCCTTTGGTTGGGACATTCAACAAGTTGATGTCAAtaatgctttcttaaatggtgaTCTAAATGAAGCAGTTTTTATGACTCAACCGGAAGGATTTGTTGATCCAGATTTTCCCACACGTGTTTGTAGATTGAAAAAGTCTCTTTATGGGCTTAAACaggctcctagagcttggtacacAAAGTTGAAGTCAACcttacaagattagggtttcaaGAGGGTAGTTTTTGATGCTTCACTTTTCattaagagaaactctaagtaTGTGTCGTGTACCCAAGGGGGTggggtataattgtaataaatAGTAGAAGCTGGTAGGGATTTATAATTGTGAAGATTCGAGACTATTTGCATGCGGAAGTGGCAACTGTTTTTAGCGCCAACTTCCGCTAGGGCCAAGTACATATATGCTCGACCTACCACATTGAGGGCATTGAATATCATTTGGCAATTTTCCTATTCCATATTCCCTCTCAATTCCCTCTTCCCCTctcatttcattttctaattttcccccTCCTCTAATTCACCTCTTTCCCTACATAATTCCCGCCAAGTTCTCTCTACAAATGAGAGAACACCCTGTTGAATCCAAAGATTCAATAGGTATGTGCTATTTGTCttggtgtatgtggatgacattgttATAACTAGTTCAGATTCTTTGGCTTTACAAGGGTGCATACATGATCTGGACACACATTTTGAAGCATATCGAAATTCCACTGGTATATATCTTACTCAGTCTAAATACACCTTGGATTTATTGAAAAAGGCTTCAATGCAAGACTGTAAACCGTGTAGCATACCTATGACTTAGGGCATATCTTTGACAGATGAGGGTGAGGTGTTTTCGGATCCATCATTCTACAGATCTATTGTTAATTCTCTTCAATACCTAAACTACACCCGGCTTGATATAGCCTTTATAGTCAACAAGTTAAgtcaatttctctcttctccgaGGCAGCAACATTGGCTGGCTTTTAAAAGATTGTTGCGGTATCTTAAAGGGACTTTTAATCTTGGTCTCGTGTTTGCTCCATCTCCTATGAATATGTCCTTAAGTATATACACTGATGCTGATCATGCAGGGTGTAAAGTGACTAGAAGATCAACCAGTGGACTATGTGTATTCTTTGTTGCAATTTGTTAATTTGGGGTTCCAGAAAACAATCAGTAGTTGCAAGATCAGTGGGTGAAGTAGAGTATAGGGCGGTTGCCCAAGGTGTAACTGAGATTTTGTGGTTAAAGTCATTGTTATCCGAGTTAGGCTATCCTTGCACTCAAACTCCAGTTCTTTGGTGTGACAATTTAGCAGCCAAAAGTATGGCTGAGAACCCTGTTTTTCATTCTAGAACAAAGCATATTGAAATAGATGTGCATTTTGTGAgagaaaaggttgaaaatggAGATGTTGATATTCGGTATGTGCCTACACTGCATCAAGTGgctaatatttttacaaaaggATGATCCAAAGACAGGTTTGTGTTTTTATGTAACAAGCTGGGTCTCAAAAGATCACCTATGCCCAATGTCAACACTGATCCTTCCGCTGCTATAACAGAAAGTCTGTTGCCTAACAGTTCTGCAGAATCTATTTTATCATCATCTATGGAGCTTGATTTGAGGGGGGAATGTAAAGGATATAAGCTGTCAATACTAGATTGTATTTGTACTCTTAGTTACAGCTGATTGTTTGTTATAATTGTTGTAGTGATTAGTTAGGCAGTTAGGCAGCGCTTCATTAACTTATTGTATATAAGGATCAGTTCGGTCTCAGATTGTTATTATTCATTCTGATTTGAATAAAATCTCTCGAggtatttttttatctcttgcTTTTCATGTTATTCTGACTGTGAAactcttgtttcaaattcacCCAAGTGGACCCTGCCAGCCATCATTTATTTTCAAGATTTCTCAGATGAATCCATTAAGTTGGAGGATTGTTTATGTGCTGCATCTTTCTCATTTACTGGGTAGGACGAACCAATGCTACTTCCCATATTTCTCTCAAACACCCTTTGTATTAAACAGAATgaatttttccttcttcctcttcatcacCCTTTCATTGAACATATTGCAACAATAGTTTAGTTCTTGTCCTCTTATCCATTTTTGTGGTAAAAAATGAAATCTAGTATGTGGTGCTTCCACTAGTACAAGGTCTGGCAGGATGAGATGCATGCAGTCTTACCCTGCCTGTGGAAAGGTGGTTTGTGTGGATATGAATAGTGGACTCTCTAGCTACAGTGGAGCTGCTTTTACAGATGTTTCAAGGCCCCATCCTTATCCCtcttaatgattttctattcgTGCAGGATGACTGTTCTAATTATCTTGGAAGACAAACTAATATATCAAAGCAGAAAGTTGAGGTAGTTTTCCATCAGCATCTTGAGAGATTAGAGCATGATGTGGAAGAGGAGTCACCTTCTGAAGTACATTTGGACAGCCCAGAATCCAAGGACAGCCCAGAATCCAAGCACAAGCGGCATCAACAGTCTCCTCAACTAGATAAATTCCTGTTGTAAGTCCCCCAGTTTTTCTAGATGCTTATTCCCTGGCATCAATCATGAATAATGACTGAACTTGTTTTGCAATAATTCATTTGGTAgatctctttcttcttgttaTATAGCACAAACCCACTTGTTTGTGTTTTAAGAAGTGTGTAATACAAATGTGCCAAAGGTATGTGACTAGTTTACTAGTCTGAAAATCTGCTATGCAGCGagtagcaaaaaagaaaaaagaatccCTAAAGAACAGTTGACTTCACATTGAGCAATTTCGAGGATGCATATCTGAAACAAGCTTAAAACTCTTGGAAGcttcaataattttattgaatctgagataagaaatatatatatagattacatCCTGCTTTTTCtcctataaaataggagaaaatttagGTTATTTATCCCCTAGGAACTAGGACTCTTCctaaaaaataggaataaatcaaactttgaaaaactgaaaactcaacTTTAGGATTATCTACTCAATCTCAACTTCAAATGTCTACCCTTCCTTTATCCTCTATCCATCTATCATTCTCCCTTTTTTAAAACTTATCTTTATCCTTCCTAACTTTGAATCTTTAATCTCattcaacactcctcctcaagCTAGAAAATAGATACAAGTCATTCTCAGCTTGCCaattaatgcctcaaaccttggtctTGCCCTAGCTTTTGTGAACACATCAGCCACTTGATCTGTGATAGGAATATAGGTTAAATTAATCCCTCCTTCCTCAATCTCCCTCTTAATGAAACTCCGATGTATTCTCACATGCTTCATGCGATCATACTAAACCAGATTCCTCACAATACTGATTGCAGATTTACTGTCACTATATACCTTCGTTAGTTGAGACAAAGGTATCATCAAATCTCCCATTAGCCTCTCTAACTAGATCACTTCACAGATTCCTTGAGTTATGACTTGAAATTCTGCTTCAGCACTGCTGCAAGCCACCACaaattgcttcttgcttctccatgtaaccACATTTCCCCATAATTTGATACAATAACTAGAAGTTAACCGACTATCCTCAATAGACCCTGCCTAATTTGCATCAACAAAACCGACAATTCCCCTTTCCTCAGTTTTCTGAAACATTAATCCTTTT is from Diospyros lotus cultivar Yz01 chromosome 2, ASM1463336v1, whole genome shotgun sequence and encodes:
- the LOC127794316 gene encoding uncharacterized protein LOC127794316 isoform X3, with the translated sequence MVELFVKKYRAMNAGKFPTASNAMKQVGGSYYIVRKILQELEYKSKLSPTDPGNKNVFKKEEAQVNEASIDGEEVSSSQLKMDVGTHKDAQSVAGIDVDIDATSLNNVGAGEGQETSNLFKTLLTDDSKPKTTLMDKKQSMRRAHFLLSFEYKKLQQLLHQDISMKDDCSNYLGRQTNISKQKVEVVFHQHLERLEHDVEEESPSEVHLDSPESKDSPESKHKRHQQSPQLDKFLLDMSEKQKNKQELTEKSSVWGNLKSLADSIINMWRRL
- the LOC127794316 gene encoding uncharacterized protein LOC127794316 isoform X1, whose protein sequence is MRFTARRFLRFASANSGDHFSNRSLRVYAGISSLESGSNICWTRRSYAAASDSKVQKVQRRLSKDERQAMVELFVKKYRAMNAGKFPTASNAMKQVGGSYYIVRKILQELEYKSKLSPTDPGNKNVFKKEEAQVNEASIDGEEVSSSQLKMDVGTHKDAQSVAGIDVDIDATSLNNVGAGEGQETSNLFKTLLTDDSKPKTTLMDKKQSMRRAHFLLSFEYKKLQQLLHQDISMKDDCSNYLGRQTNISKQKVEVVFHQHLERLEHDVEEESPSEVHLDSPESKDSPESKHKRHQQSPQLDKFLLDMSEKQKNKQELTEKSSVWGNLKSLADSIINMWRRL
- the LOC127794316 gene encoding uncharacterized protein LOC127794316 isoform X2, whose amino-acid sequence is MRFTARRFLRFASANSGDHFSNRSLRVYAGISSLESGSNICWTRRSYAAASDSKVQKVQRRLSKDERQAMVELFVKKYRAMNAGKFPTASNAMKQVGGSYYIVRKILQELEYKSKLSPTDPGNKNVFKKEEAQVNEASIDGEEVSSSQLKMDVGTHKDAQSVAGIDVDIDATSLNNVGAGEGQETSNLFKTLLTDDSKPKTTDDCSNYLGRQTNISKQKVEVVFHQHLERLEHDVEEESPSEVHLDSPESKDSPESKHKRHQQSPQLDKFLLDMSEKQKNKQELTEKSSVWGNLKSLADSIINMWRRL